GCCATGGTAAACCCGGTTCTGCCAAATCCCAATACCATGCTTGTTGATCCATGTATCGTAATATCCGTATTCTGAATGGCCATCATGATGGCCCCTTCCGCCGTCGGAATGGAGTTGTAGATCGCAACATCATCCCGGTCAAACAGCTCGACAAGACCAATCTGATGCTTCTCGCAAAGCTCCCTTAAATAGGGCTTTGCCATCCCGGCATACACCTTGCAATGCTTAGGCAGCCTAGCGATATGTCGATCCTCCAACTGCATCTGGCGGTCACTGAATACAGCATGAATAAAGCCGTTATCGTCCGTGCCTACTGCAGGCAGCAGCAGTGCATCAACATCATCAAACAAGCTCTCGTCAAATTCGGCTTGCACTGCGCCGTCCAAGGAAGAATGCAGTCCGTCAAAGCCGGACACCGTTACCGTTGCATCCAACTCGGTAAACTTGCGAATAACTTCAAGCTGTCTCGCATCGCCTCCTAGCAGCAGTATTTGAACGCCTGTTAGCATGTAGGCTTCACTCCTTTCTGCGCACTAGTTATAGACCATCTTATGCCCTGCGCCCAGAATGGTGAAAGCCAATATTAAGGAACGCAAAAAAGCACCAAAACCAAGGTTAACCTGGTTTTGGTGCTTTTCCTGTATGCATATCGCTTCCAGAGTAATTAAATTTGATTTTGGAGTCTAGGTGTGGGGTAAGTTGTATCTCGCGTAGGAGTGCCTTTGCTTACGTTATCATATTTTTACACGCCG
This region of Paenibacillus sp. JDR-2 genomic DNA includes:
- the dpsA gene encoding dipicolinate synthase subunit DpsA, whose amino-acid sequence is MLTGVQILLLGGDARQLEVIRKFTELDATVTVSGFDGLHSSLDGAVQAEFDESLFDDVDALLLPAVGTDDNGFIHAVFSDRQMQLEDRHIARLPKHCKVYAGMAKPYLRELCEKHQIGLVELFDRDDVAIYNSIPTAEGAIMMAIQNTDITIHGSTSMVLGFGRTGFTMARTLQSLGAKVLIGVRRSEHFARAAEMGFTPFYTSQLLQNTGNIDLLFNTIPTMIVTAQIIANLPSRTVIIDLATKPGGTDFRFAEKRGIKAILAPGLPGIVAPKTAGRIIADCLTQLITDDSIKRGNG